The Pleurodeles waltl isolate 20211129_DDA chromosome 6, aPleWal1.hap1.20221129, whole genome shotgun sequence genome has a segment encoding these proteins:
- the LOC138301699 gene encoding uncharacterized protein F54H12.2-like — protein sequence MQSDHMYTYRAYIKSILKYSCDALDTQLSAGLFYKDTYGQFEDKELDRNNQGFVKRASFTIGSRQFDFLGHIHLNLFFQDKLLVNVIDLKIKLNPNKHSFCLISGDAEQYTSVILSASLFAKRVKVSASVRLAHAKTLQFLNAKYDMERVALKAFSIPTSTRLTQQQNSLLGQLLKLISIGFVDNATFSALHPSNLFNFKHYNINYAALVHEGSVIPAKLYTPSFGKANFIRAYLGLILITGKHLWESGVVASREGYGAGYTLFAFYLTPDIEGNDHYNLLKNRNAKSEIHFRQPLAMNVNMVVFSVFNKVI from the coding sequence ATGCAAAGTGATCACATGTACACATATAGGGCCTACATCAAGAGTATTCTAAAATACAGCTGTGATGCCCTGGACACCCAGCTTTCAGcagggctcttctacaaagatacttacgGACAGTTTGAAGACAAGGAGCTGGACAGGAACAATcaaggttttgtaaaaagagcaagcTTCACCAtaggcagtagacagtttgacttCCTTGGACATATCCATTtgaaccttttcttccaagataaactgCTCGTCAatgttatcgatcttaagatcaaacttaaCCCCAACAAGcactcattctgtctcatcagtggggatgcAGAACAGTATACATCGGTCATACTGTCCGCAAGCTTGTTtgcaaagagagtgaaagtgtcagcaAGCGTCAGACTGGCTCACGCCAAAACCTTACAGTTCTTGAACGCCAAGTATGACATGGAAAGAGTAGCTCTGAAGGCATTCAGCATCCCTACCAGTACCAGGTTAACCCAACAGCAAAATTCATTACTGGGGCAGCTATTGAAACTTATTAGCATCGGTTTTgtggacaatgccacttttagcgCCCTCCATCCCTCAAAccttttcaatttcaaacactacaacatcaacTACGCTGCTCTGGTCCATGAGGGGTCTGTGATTCCTGCAAAACTGTACACACCCAGTTTTGGAAAAGCTAATTTCATCAGGGCATATCTTGGTCTGATTTTGATAACTGGGAAACACCTGTGGGAGTCGGGAGTCGTTGCatcaagagaaggatatggggcTGGCTACACACTGTTCGCTTTCTATTTGACACCTGATATAGAAGGCAACGACCACTATAATTTGCTCAAGAACAGAAATGCAAAATCTGAAATACATTTTAGACAACCTTTGGCTatgaatgtgaacatggttgtattctctgtattcaacAAAGTAATTTAG